The Deltaproteobacteria bacterium nucleotide sequence GTCGCCCGCGTTCATCCAGCTCTTCGACCAGACTTCGATACTTAGACCGAAGCCAGCACACAATGGTCTCGTCTCTCATCCCTGCTCTTGTGCAGAGGCTCTCCACTCCGGTCAATCACTATTGCGGTAAGTTGTTTCCTGCCACCGCCTTAGGAGCAGGCAGACCAGGCACGTCTGCAACTCGCAGCCCCTCATGCCGCGCTGAGCAAGAGTGAAGAACGCTTCCGCTCCCTCATTGAACATGCTGCCGATGTGCTGACTATCCTGAATGTCGACGGCACTATCCGTTATATCAGTCCGTCGGTCGAACACTGGTTAGGATATACTGCCCATGAACTCACCGGCCAACCGTTCACTGCCCTGTTACACCCCACAGACCAGGAGCAAGTCGCTGGATTCATGACCGCTGTCGTGCAGGAGTCAGAGGACGTACGCGTATTTGAGTCACAGTGGCAGCGTAAGGACGGGACATGGCGAATGGTTGATAGTGTCCTGCGTAATTTGCTCGACGATAGTGCCGTTGCTGGCCTCACCTTAAGTTCACGCGATGTTACAGCACGGAAAGAAGTAGAGCGACTCAAGGATGAACTTGTTTCGACCGTCAGCCATGAACTTCGCACTCCACTGACAAGCTTGCGCGGATTTACTGAACTCATGCTTACGCGCGAGTTCTCAGTGGATCAGCAACGTCGTTTTCTCACTATCATGAATGACGAAGCTGCACGTCTCACCGACTTAATCAACGATTTTCTCGATCTCCAGCGTATCGAATCAGGACAGCAGACATATACCTTTACCGATACTGCTGTACTGCCGCTTTTGCAGGAGGCAATTGCTCCGTTCGTTAGCGTCGCAGAGAAGCATAGGTTTCATATCGCTGCTCCGAACGCACTCCCTACCGTCCGCATGGACAGTAATCGCATCCGCCAAGTACTCACCAATCTGTTGTCCAACGCCATCAAGTTTTCTCCGAATGGCGGTACCGTTACCCTCAGCGCCCACAATACTGAGAACTTTGTCGAGGTGCGCATCACCGACGATGGTATCGGCATTCCATCCGAGGCGATCCCCCAGCTTTTTGACAAATTTTTCCGGGTTAATAGCAGTGAAACCCGACAGATTCGTGGGACCGGACTTGGTCTCGCTCTCGTCAAGCAAATTGTCGAAGCCCACCGTGGTCAGGTATGGGTCGAAAGCGAATCAGGGAAAGGCAGTACCTTCTCGTTTTCCCTCCCCGTCAGCGCCTAATTCCTCTTTTTCTCAGTTAAAGCTCTTGCGGTAGATGGCCGAAACTATTAGAGTACGCCCTTCTGAGAAAGGGATGTACCCTCTTGAGCGCCACCCACATAGAGAAGGGAACTGTTGCATGACAACGCTGGCTACTGATACCGAGTCTAAACTTATCGCTGATAAGTATCGTATCGTCGCCCCACTAGGCCAAGGAGCAATGGGCGTTGTCTATCGTGCGGAACAGCTTGATGCGGAAGGCCATGCGTTACGCGAGGTGGCACTCAAGACCATGCGCCCAGAGTTCTCTCGTGACCCAGACTTCTCGAAACGGTTTCTGCGCGAAGTACGGGTGGCTGCACGCTTACGTAGTGCACATACAGTGACAATTTACGACTCCGGACGTGATGACATCGGACAATTGTTCTATACGATGGAAATCATCAAAGGACGGACACTGAAAGAAGTGCTCCAAAGCCACGGAACGCTCTCGGTTGAGCGTGTTGTTCGCATCACGTCACAAGTCTGCGACGCCCTTGCCGAAGCCCACGGACTCCCAGAACCGATTGTCCATCGCGACATCAAGCCAGCCAACATTTTCATTGAAGAACAGCACGGAGAAGACCGTGTAAAGGTCGGGGATTTTGGCATTGCCAAGATCTTAGGGGAAGAGACCAGCAACCTGAGTCATACCGGCGTCTCCCCTGGAACTCCTCGTTACATGGCCCCAGAACAGTGGCGTGGACAAGTCGTCGACGCCCGTTCAGATATCTACGCTCTCGGAGTCATGGTGTATGAGATGCTCACCGGCGGAGCACCGTTCGTTGCGAGTGACGGCCCAATGGCGTTGATGTATCAACACCTCGAAGGTGCACCACGCCCTCTCCCAGAAATCATTCCTGTGGGCATCCGACTACAAGTCGAAAAAATGCTTGCGAAGTCGCCTGACCAACGTCCGGCGAATGCCACAATTATCCGTCGCGCACTCGAGGAAGCACTTGCCAACAGTGAAGAAGGGCAACGAACCCTCTTGCTACCGCCGGAAGGTGCCATTGCCGGACAGCATGGAACAAATGGAAATTCTCGCACCACCAGTGACGCTGCTCGCAACTCGTCAAGCACGGGAAATGGCTCCGCCAGCAGTCTCGGCCGTTTTACCTTTTCGTATAACTCGCCAACTTCCTCAGAGAGAAAAGAGGTCGGTATTTCTGGTCGTACGATCGTTGTCGGAGGGCTGTTCCTGGCCGCAACGGTCGGCGGCGGGTTGTGGTATTGGCCACGACAGACAGCCACCTCCCAAGAACTCCAAGTGACTACCGCTCCATCGTCTCCTCAAGCAGCACCACAATTACGAGAAATTGATAGCAATCTCATCACCGCTGCTCGCACCGGTTCAAGCGACACGGTGCAGGCGCTGGTCGATCAAGGTGCGAATGTCAACGCACACGACGCTGACGGGCAAACTTCATTAATGGTCGCCGCCGGACGAGGCGCAACTGGCACAGTGCAACTGCTTCTGAGCAAAGGCGCTGACATAAATGCGAAAGATAAGAACGGCAGAACCGCCTTCCTTTGGGCTACCAGTTGTCCGCCCGATCGCTTTGGCTTAGTCCAAACTCTCAGCGATACTGCCGAGGCGCTACTCACTCGCGGTGCAGACATCACCACAAGTGATGCGGAAGGGAAAACCGCGTTGATGTGGGCCGCAATGCATGGTTATGAACTCATCCTGCGTTCGCTCGTTGCCAATAACGTTCCGCTTGACGCACAAGACAAAGAAGGCAATACCGCCTTGCTCTTCGCTGTCAGCAACGATCATATCGATTTGGTCCGCGTGCTGCTCAAAAGCAATGCCGCCGTCGATATGCAAAATGCCGAGGGCAAAACTCCGCTGATGGCCGCAGCCAACAGCAATTATCTCGACATTGCCCGTGCGCTGCTGGCAAAAAATGTCGACCCGAATATCAAAGATAAAGATGGCAGGACCGTACTCATGTGGGCGGTCAATAGTGGATCTCTCGACATCGCCCAGGCATTGCTAGCCAAGGGTGCTGATGTCACGGTGAAAACTCATGGCGGGAGAGATGCCCTGATGATTGCCGCACTCAAAGGGCAAGCGGAGATCATCCCCACCCTCCTTTCTAAAGGCGCAGACATTAACGCGACCGACGAGAACGGGAAGACTGCTCTCATGTGGGCTGCCAACGAAGCACATCTTCCGAGCGTGCAAGCATTGCTGGCAAAAGGTGCAGGAGTGAATGTCACTGATAATGAAGGGCGGAGTGCGCTCGTGTGGGCTGCTGCGCAAGACTATATCGATGCTGACGTGGAGCGTTCATTAGAGGAAATCACCCAAGCCCTACTGGCCAAGAATGCCGATATCAAGTTCCGCAGCGGTGAGGGAAAAACCGCGCTCGTGTGGGCCGCAGAGAAAGGCCACACCGGTATTGTCAAAGCACTGCTTGCCAAAGGCGCTGACCCAGACACAAAAGATTGGACCGGGAAGAGCGCCTTGATCCTCGCGAGTAACAACAATCACTCGGAAATCGTGAAGTTGTTAGCTATCGCCGGACAAAAGAGCAAATAGCGAACAGCGGCGGCGGTCGTTACCCATCAGTCACAACTGAAGCCGTTAGCAGCAGCATAATTCCCTCTCCCTCAGGGAGAGGGCTAGGGTGAGGGGATACAAAATAGCGGTTTTTGTCTCTTGGTACCCTCATCCTGACCTTCTCCCGGAAGGAGAAGGAACCCATACGCGCTGCGCTCCACCTACAACACAAGGATTTGTCCTTAAGTTGTGACTGGTGGTCGTTACCCCAACAAGTCGAGCACTTTTTCAGACGGGCGTGCGATAACCGCCTTTTGCCCACGAATGATCACTGGCCGCTGCATCAGCACTGGATGCTGTAAGAGCAGCTCGATCACCGCGTCACGGGTCTGATAGTTTTTCTCATCCAAGCCCAGTGACTCAAAGTTTTTATCCTTCCGCACGAGATCTGCCGGTGGATTCGGTAGCAGCGCGAGGAACCGTTCAAACGTTGCTCGGTCGAGCGGATTTTTCAGATATTCAATAACGTCGAACTCGACGCCGCGCTCTTTCAGGATATCGAGCGCTCCTCGTGACTGCCCTCACCCAGGGTTGTGATAAACGAGAAGTTTTTCCATACACACCTCCTCAAACAACAGAAGTTTGCTATCACGATCACTAGACATCTGCCGCTCTACGCGTCAAGAGGGTGAAGTAGTGGACAGGAGTTCGGCTTGGTTGATAATGCTACGAGAACGTCATGCTGAACGAAGTGAAGAATCTCTCCCCTGAGCTTGATGTCTGAGAGATTCTTCGTCGCGTTGTTCCTCAGAATGACAACGACCGTATGAAGAGAGGCGCCCTATGGACAGCAAAAAAACTCGCACTTTCGTTGACCAACAATGGGATACCAGCATCGTTCCAGCGCTACAGGAGTATTTGACGATTCCTAACCAGTCCCCTGCGTATGATCCGGCCTGGAACACTAACGGGTATATGGATCAGGCAACTGACTTGATTGCCACTTGGATTCGCACGCAACACATACCTGCTCTCACGCTCGATATTGTTCGCTTGGAAAAACGCACGCCACTCATCTATGTCGAGATTCCTGGTGACTCGAAGGAAACCGTGTTGCTCTATGGTCATCTTGATAAGCAACCACCAATGGAGGGTTGGAACGAAGGCCTCGGGCCGTGGAAGCCGGTGATCAAAGATGGGCGGCTGTACGGTCGTGGCGGTGCTGATGATGGGTATTCAGCTTTTGCCTCGATCACCGCGATTCAGGCGCTCAAACTCCAGAACATCCCACACGCACGCTGTGTCATACTCATCGAAGCCTGCGAAGAAAGTGGCAGTTTCGATCTGCCGCATTATGTTGAAGCGCTAAAAGATCGCATTGGCACGCCGAGTCTAGTCATCTGCCTCGATTCGGGTTGCGGTAACTACGATCAGCTCTGGATCACCACTTCGTTACGTGGACTCGCTAATGGCAATCTCTCAGTGTCTACATTAACTGAAGGTGTTCATTCGGGAGCCGCAAGCGGTATTGTTCCGTCATCCTTCCGTATTCTTCGCCAGCTCTTGAGTCGGCTGGAAAACGAGAACACCGGCGAAATTTTGCCCCGTGACTTGTATGTCACGGTGCCCCAAGAACGTTTACAGCAAGCCGCTGTTGCCGCCCAGGTGTTAGGAACCAGTGTTTACAGCGAGTATCCGTTCCAAGCCGGAACCAAACCCGTTGTGAGTGACATTCGAGAGTTGCTGCTGAATCGCACCTGGCGCCCGCAATTGGGCATCACTGGCGCAGCTGGACTTCCACCACTCGATAAATCGGGAAACGTGCTCCGACCAATCACTGCTGCGAAAGTTTCACTACGTCTGCCGCCAACTGCCAATGCGAACGAAGCAACGACTTTCCTCAAACAACTCTTTGAGAAAGAGCCGCCATATGGCGCGAAGGTCACCTTTGAAACCGAACAATGCGCCTTCGGCTGGAATGCGCCCCCATTAGAGCCGTGGCTGGAAAAATCGCTCAAACAAGCGTCACTTGATTATTTTGGCAAAGAGGCGTGCTACTGGGGGGAAGGCGGCACGATCCCGTTCATGGCCATGCTCGGTGAGAAATTTCCTAAGGCACAGTTTGTTATCACCGGTGTCCTTGGTCCGCGCTCGAATGCCCATGGACCGAATGAGTTTCTTGATATCGCAACGGGAAAACGACTCACTTGTTGTGTGACAAAAGTGCTAGAAGATCATTTGCGAGAGAAAAGACAGTAACGACACCTTGAGACACTATTCCTCATAGACACACCCCTCACCCGAACCCTCTCCCTACCAGGGAGAGGGAACCACCCGAGAATTATCGCGTCCGCACAAACGTCGCCGTCACAGCGCGATTTTGCGTCATATTGACTACACATGAACCAGAACCAGTACACGCACCGGCCCAGCCAGTGAAGCTATATCGTCTATTAGGCGTCGCCGTGAGTGTCACCGAAGCGCCACTAGCATAACTTTCAGCGCAATCGCTCGGACAGCTAACTCCGACGAGATTACTTCTCACGCTGCCTCTTCCTTGTACTGTCACATTGAGAGAGAAGGTTTGCGCACCACCACCACTAGTTACGGTTGTTGTTGCGGTTACCGCATTGTTCGCACTGTTGGGGTCAGCTTCCGTTGCGGTTGCTGTGGCGGTGTTGCTGAAGGTCCCTCCTCGTGAAGGCTTCACAATGAGCGTAACCTTTGCGTTTGCTCCGCTGGCAATCGTTCCTAAGTTACACGTGACGGTTGCTGTCCCACTGCACGTGCCTTGACTTGCGGTGGCAGACACAAAATCCACCCCGTCTGGGATCGCGTCAACGAGGACCACCTTGGTCGCCGAAGACGGTCCGGCGTTGGCCACCGTTAATGTATACGTCAGTTGAGTATTCACTGGCACAGGATCAGAACTATCTGTGACAGTTAACGATATATCCGTATTGGCAGGCGGAGGTGGCGGCGGCGGCGGCGGTGGCGGTGGCGGTGGCGGTGGTGGCGGTGGCGGTGGTGAAACTGACGAAGATGAGCCAAAGTCACGTACAAGCGTGGTCGTGTGTCCGGCATTATCACGAATGCGGACGGTCATCTCGGCACGACTTGCCACTAAATTCACCGCCGTGGGGAGGGACACTGTTACACCACCTCCGTTGGTGAGGCTTATGCCATTGGCGAAATTGGTTCCAGCCGGTTGTCCGCCAATCGCTACGTTAAATGTCACACTTAGTGTTCCTGACGCAAGGCCGGATTCCAAATCATAGGCGCCAATCGCAACTCCATTCACTGCTCCAGCATGCGCTTGCTCAAGGGTTGGTGATGCCCACAACGTCGGGCGTAAGTCATCTTCAAACCAGCCCCAATAGGCATTGCGTTCTATGGGTGCACCAAGATCAATCCAGCGCGCCAATGTTAACTTCTCATCCCAGGCCAGACGTTGTGCATGGATGGTGTCGGTCGCTGGGTCGTAATCAATATCGCCAGTGCGTGTCGCATTGGTGCGCCCGTCCAGCCGCGCGCCAAAGAGTTTCCACATCAAGAGGCTCTCGCGAGACTGATAGCCGCGCAGGTAGCGAGTAAGCTGCGGCTCGATGAAATACGGAGCTGGCGCGCCTGATGGGACGCCCAGTCCAAACTTTGGACAACCGTCAATGAAACGATCAATCGCCAGGCGATAATATGTCCCTGGCCACGTGGCCGAGCCACATTGAACGGTCGTTGTATCATCGTGCAGATTGAGATTGCCCTCCAGTGACGTAGCAGTATGACAGCCTGCACAACGGTTATTCAGGATTGGGCGAATATCGCGGAAATATTCAATCGTTGTCTGTGGCACACTTTGCGTGACTGTTGTGGGATTACCATTGCGTTGTGTCAACTGGAGCAGCGGCGTTTGCAACGCCAGATCGGTCGGCTGAAAGCCTGGTTGTCCAGCGACCGTCGTGTGAAAATCGAGCGGCTCCTTAGTATGCGCATGACACCCGCCACAATCATACCGCCCCTCGCCGGGTCGCACGTGATGCCACGTCTGCGCCATGTTGAGCACCATGCCGTTACGGTCAAGGGTTTGGAACGTGATCGGGACATCAGCAGGAATACGCGCGAGAAATGACGTGTCGGTGTTGCCCTTCTGATCAATTATCCCTTCATGCCGTACGGGGATCTCCCCAAGAATACGCAAGCGCTCGTCTCCATGATTAAAGAAGCCAGGTCCGTTGTTGGGATAGGACTTGTCTGTCTTTGGCAACATGCCGAGGATGCGAATGGCGTAAATGTCATTGTCAGCGTACTTACCAGCATCGGCTCCTTGGTGCACCCAGGCATAGAGCTGTTCATGTGAGGCATTGAACGGATCAGGATCAATGCTGTTATCACTATTACGATTAAAGCCCGCAAGCCGTGGATTGGTATCACGCCAGATCAGTGAGGCTGTGCCAATCAATCCTAACGGACTGTTAGCCGTGATTTCCTCTCCGCTGTTTTGCAGGTTTTTCCATACGGTCGGTTGCGCGCGACCCGGAAACAGCGTCGAGTATGGGACCACCGGTCGTGGCCATTGTTCGTTGTAATTTGGATTGTTGACGATACGAACCAGATCAGTCGGCAGTGCGGTGCCATTCGCCGCTTTCGCACTTGTCATCATATACAAGCCACCGTCGTAGAATGGCTTATTGATCCCTTGGTTCGTGTAGATGCCATTACTGTTGGCTGCGCCTGTGGTGTAGACCAGTAACAAATTGTCACCCGGAGCAACCGACGGATGCGTGACTTTACCAATCCGGCTGGCGGGCGGGCAGGGATTGCCAATGTCGTTGTAGATATTGCGTCCCACTGCACACGGCGCAGGGAAGTCTTCAGCCAAGGTACCGATGCTGTCGGTCCAGTTGGTCAGATCAACATACCCTTTACGCTGAAACGGCATAAAAGTGCCGGGTTCGTTGGCCGGCAGAAAATCCGGCCCAGCCGGATCAAGCGGAAACCGTGCCAAATCTCCAAAGCCGTTGTTGTTCTGGTTGTAATAACGAACGGTGACAATATCCTGATTCGCCATCTGCGTGGTAAAGTGATGGACAATAGCATTCTCGCCAAAACCAGAGGTCGAATGCCACTTGGTGCCGTCCGGCGCAATGAACCACAGGTTGAACTGCCGTCCGTCACGGATGCCCTGGTTTTCCCAGGTGGTGAACACCAACCGACCATCGAGTAATTGCAACGGATGCAACGCCATCGACTGATTGAGATAGCCAATCTGTTCGACATTCTTGCCGTTCCAATCCATCATGAATAGTTGCAGCACACGTTGTTGCCCACCTTGCTGCTTGGGCGGAATGAAGTTGTTGCGAGATGAAGTAAAGGCAATCGCGGGTTTCGTGAGATCATTTTGCGCAACAAAGGCTGGACCGACGTTGAAGACCCCGACATTGGGACAATTTTGGCCTTGCCCAGTCTTTCCACAATTTGTGAGCTGTGCGCCATTCCCCGTATTCGGCGTGAATTCTTGAAAGGTCAGTCGGGCCGTTTCCCGAGTTTTCAGGTTGAGGCGATAGATGTCCGCACCCTTGCGACTGAGGTTCCGCTGTGGGTTGACATCGCGCTGGTCGTGGATATAGGCGAAGATGATCCATTTGCCGTCGAACGAAACATTGGGATCGAGTACAACGCCATTGCCCAGCGGGGCGTCAACGAGGGTTTGATGTTGCGCAAGCGGAAAAAGGATTTCTTCAGTGCAATTGGGATGGAGCACGCGCAGGTCTGCCCCTGGGTCGGCGTTGAGGGGGCGAGTGACTTCTGGCCAGACAGTATCAGTCGTGTCACCAAAACGAGGGGCGCGGACGTAGACGATATCGTACGGCACCAGATTGGGGGTACAATTCGCAACCGCGACCGGTTGACTCGCCACAGGGCGTGGCGTGAAGATCACACACAGTGCCGTTAGCGAAAGAAGAAACAACGAGTGACTAACACCAGAGAGGCAGCAAGCGAGGGCTTTTGCAACGCGCCTTCTTACTACTGAGTGCCTGGTAATCGGGGAGAGGTTGCAGTATGGATCGGAGTACGTCATGGGGGTGGCCTTGTTTACTCAGAGTTTCCTGATGGGGGTATGCAAAAGCCCACCTAATGGGAGATAACAGAGGACTGCAGAATAACCAAATAATCGCCAGTAGAATGAAAGACCGCCGTCAAGATTTTGACAATAGTAATTTTCTTTGGGTAATACTGCCCCAATAAGGAGGGAATGAGGATGAACAGATACCAAATGTTGCGCGGGTCTGACGCACGGGAACCACAGGCTGCACCAGGATGGCAGATTCAACGACTGCTTCCTGCCAGCGGACTGTACGGTGCGAATGGCATGCAGTTTGGCCCTGATGGTCGACTGTATGTCACGCAAGCTTTTGGCAGCCAGATTACCGCTGTCGACGTCAAGAGTGGCGCACTCGAAGTGATATCCCCGTTGGGTGGACCTATCGTTGCACCCGACGATGTCGCCTTCGACTCACACGGCACCATGTATGTCACTGAAGTGATGAGTGCACGAGTGTGTGCTCGAACACCAGACGGAAAAACGCGTATCGTTAATGACAACTTACCTGGTGCAAACGGCATCACAGTTCATAACGATCGGGTGTTTATCGACGAGTTCCGTGGTGGTGGTCGTATCTTCGAGTTATATCCGCACTCAGGTCGTGAGCCGCGGATGATTGCTGATGGCCTGCGTGGCCCGAATGCCTTGATGGTCGGACCTGACGGGAAACTGTATTGTCCGCTGGTTCCGAATGGGGAAGTCTGGCGGGTCGATGTTGAAACTGGCGCAAAAGAAAAGGTCGTCGATGGTCTCAAATCGCCACCAGCAGTGAAGTTCAATCGCAAAGGGGAGCTCATCGTCCCGCAAGCTGGGAATGGAGAGGTCGTCCGCATTGACGTGCAGAGTGGCGCAAAAATTGTCATTGCCAAAGTCCGACCGGGAATCGACAACTTCGCCTTTCATCCAGACAATCGCATGTTTATCTCACACTTTGTTGATGGTGGAGTAGCGGAAGTCGCGACCGATGGCAGTAACGCTGAGCGCATGCTCGTTCCGCCCGGACTCGTTGGCCCGTGGGGAATCGCGTGCGGTGCAACAGGACAACTGTATCTGAACGATGGACTCAGCCTTGCCGTGCTTTCCCCTGATAAAACCGTTAGCCGTCTTGGTGGGTTGTTGGACAACAGTTTCCCTGGGTTCGTCCGCAGCCTCGCTGCCGGTGTGCCAGGCGAATTGTGGATCACGACCATTGCGGGTGACGTCGTGCAATACTTCCCCGATGGTCGTCCGTTCAAGATGATCGTACGCAAACTGAAGAGTCCGTATGGTGTCGCACCTCTTGGCAACGGCACGGTCGCCGTTGCCGAAGCAGGGACTGGCAAATTATTACGGGTTGATGACGCTGGTCAGACATCAACCGTTGTCGAAGGTTTAGCTCAGCCAGGTGAGGTCGTTGCTACAGATAACGGGACAATTTTTGTCAGCGAGGTAGGAAAAGGCCAAATCACACAGGTTGACTCAGCAGGGAAGGCCGCAGTTTTCATCAATGGGCTCAACAAACCGCAAGGATTGGCCGTATGGAAAAATTCACTGCTAGTGCTTGATCGTGGGACAAAAGAATTATGCGCAGTTGACCTGGCAACGAAAAAGCCACAAGTACTTGCCCATCACCTTCCCGTTGGCGACCCTCCTGGCTGTGCACGCGGACCAATGGAATTCTCCGGCGGTCTTGCCGTCGGGTCAGACGGAACGATTTACATCGCTGGCGACGGCGAAGGGAGTGTGCTGACGTTGCGGCAATAAAATCGCTCCCACATACCATTGCACTATAGGCGTCAGGTAGAAAAACTGGTGCGACGGTTGGAGCGCGACAGACGTGCTCCAACCCGAATCAACCGCAGCTACAACCGGCAACAGTCAATCAGATCAAGGCAGATTCTTCGTCCCGCAGAGTCGGCAGGAAGTGGCGAGCATTGGCTGTCCACTTCGTTACAGGTCGGAGTCAATCCGACAGTCCAGTTCTGCAAACCTTCCTGCCACGTGAATACAGTCGGAGTGGGAAACGCTGGTGACAGTCGGTTAGTACAAGCGGCGATCGCTGACGCATCAAGACCACGGAGAAATCGTGAGCCATAGGTGGTGACAGCCACACTAATGTTATTTCCACACACGCTATCTACACACAACGCAACCGTGTGCACGCCTTCATTGAGTTCACTCCAGTTGGCCAGGACGCTGAAGCCGTTATTGGTATCGCCACATTGATCGCGGGTGTCCTCGCGGCCGGTTCCATACACCGCATCAATGAAGATCTGATCGTCAATGCGAATCTGTACCCTCTGGGCCCTACACACCCAACCAGAGATCACTGTGATGCCGCTTTGAAACGAGTTGGGACCTGGGTTCTCTAGCCTTTGCTGTGCCTGTACCAACGGTGCCCACCCTAGCATGACGCTCCACATCACAATCGCGATGAATCCGCTTCCATATGAAACCTTCACATACCCTTTGCTTTTCTCTTGCGCTATTATCATTGTCACACGCCTCTCTACATAAAGTTCTTTGAAGCTTTATACAGGACAGGAACCCATGCACCAAAAGGCCTGACCTCGTTTATCCCGTACGTTTGCGCGCGGACAGGTATAGCAATGAGCAGCGAGACTCCTCGGCAATTTCGTGTACCTTGAAATGTTTGAGTAACAAGAAGCGCCGTTCGACCGCAGAAAACCCGGCCTTCATGAGCGCGTGGGTAACCTCTTCGGCTGACCGTTTTACATACACACTGTGTGCCACGAGATGGACTGGATACGTAGTGATCAGCACCTGACCGTTTTTCTTCAGGACACGGGCAATCTCTCGCAAAGCGATGTCAGGGTCGACATAACCAAGGGTTTCAGGAAGAACGACCACATCAAGAGAGCCAG carries:
- a CDS encoding PAS domain S-box protein yields the protein MLTILNVDGTIRYISPSVEHWLGYTAHELTGQPFTALLHPTDQEQVAGFMTAVVQESEDVRVFESQWQRKDGTWRMVDSVLRNLLDDSAVAGLTLSSRDVTARKEVERLKDELVSTVSHELRTPLTSLRGFTELMLTREFSVDQQRRFLTIMNDEAARLTDLINDFLDLQRIESGQQTYTFTDTAVLPLLQEAIAPFVSVAEKHRFHIAAPNALPTVRMDSNRIRQVLTNLLSNAIKFSPNGGTVTLSAHNTENFVEVRITDDGIGIPSEAIPQLFDKFFRVNSSETRQIRGTGLGLALVKQIVEAHRGQVWVESESGKGSTFSFSLPVSA
- a CDS encoding M20/M25/M40 family metallo-hydrolase encodes the protein MDSKKTRTFVDQQWDTSIVPALQEYLTIPNQSPAYDPAWNTNGYMDQATDLIATWIRTQHIPALTLDIVRLEKRTPLIYVEIPGDSKETVLLYGHLDKQPPMEGWNEGLGPWKPVIKDGRLYGRGGADDGYSAFASITAIQALKLQNIPHARCVILIEACEESGSFDLPHYVEALKDRIGTPSLVICLDSGCGNYDQLWITTSLRGLANGNLSVSTLTEGVHSGAASGIVPSSFRILRQLLSRLENENTGEILPRDLYVTVPQERLQQAAVAAQVLGTSVYSEYPFQAGTKPVVSDIRELLLNRTWRPQLGITGAAGLPPLDKSGNVLRPITAAKVSLRLPPTANANEATTFLKQLFEKEPPYGAKVTFETEQCAFGWNAPPLEPWLEKSLKQASLDYFGKEACYWGEGGTIPFMAMLGEKFPKAQFVITGVLGPRSNAHGPNEFLDIATGKRLTCCVTKVLEDHLREKRQ
- a CDS encoding arsenate reductase, translated to MLKERGVEFDVIEYLKNPLDRATFERFLALLPNPPADLVRKDKNFESLGLDEKNYQTRDAVIELLLQHPVLMQRPVIIRGQKAVIARPSEKVLDLLG
- a CDS encoding DUF11 domain-containing protein, giving the protein MIFTPRPVASQPVAVANCTPNLVPYDIVYVRAPRFGDTTDTVWPEVTRPLNADPGADLRVLHPNCTEEILFPLAQHQTLVDAPLGNGVVLDPNVSFDGKWIIFAYIHDQRDVNPQRNLSRKGADIYRLNLKTRETARLTFQEFTPNTGNGAQLTNCGKTGQGQNCPNVGVFNVGPAFVAQNDLTKPAIAFTSSRNNFIPPKQQGGQQRVLQLFMMDWNGKNVEQIGYLNQSMALHPLQLLDGRLVFTTWENQGIRDGRQFNLWFIAPDGTKWHSTSGFGENAIVHHFTTQMANQDIVTVRYYNQNNNGFGDLARFPLDPAGPDFLPANEPGTFMPFQRKGYVDLTNWTDSIGTLAEDFPAPCAVGRNIYNDIGNPCPPASRIGKVTHPSVAPGDNLLLVYTTGAANSNGIYTNQGINKPFYDGGLYMMTSAKAANGTALPTDLVRIVNNPNYNEQWPRPVVPYSTLFPGRAQPTVWKNLQNSGEEITANSPLGLIGTASLIWRDTNPRLAGFNRNSDNSIDPDPFNASHEQLYAWVHQGADAGKYADNDIYAIRILGMLPKTDKSYPNNGPGFFNHGDERLRILGEIPVRHEGIIDQKGNTDTSFLARIPADVPITFQTLDRNGMVLNMAQTWHHVRPGEGRYDCGGCHAHTKEPLDFHTTVAGQPGFQPTDLALQTPLLQLTQRNGNPTTVTQSVPQTTIEYFRDIRPILNNRCAGCHTATSLEGNLNLHDDTTTVQCGSATWPGTYYRLAIDRFIDGCPKFGLGVPSGAPAPYFIEPQLTRYLRGYQSRESLLMWKLFGARLDGRTNATRTGDIDYDPATDTIHAQRLAWDEKLTLARWIDLGAPIERNAYWGWFEDDLRPTLWASPTLEQAHAGAVNGVAIGAYDLESGLASGTLSVTFNVAIGGQPAGTNFANGISLTNGGGVTVSLPTAVNLVASRAEMTVRIRDNAGHTTTLVRDFGSSSSVSPPPPPPPPPPPPPPPPPPPPPANTDISLTVTDSSDPVPVNTQLTYTLTVANAGPSSATKVVLVDAIPDGVDFVSATASQGTCSGTATVTCNLGTIASGANAKVTLIVKPSRGGTFSNTATATATEADPNSANNAVTATTTVTSGGGAQTFSLNVTVQGRGSVRSNLVGVSCPSDCAESYASGASVTLTATPNRRYSFTGWAGACTGSGSCVVNMTQNRAVTATFVRTR
- a CDS encoding gluconolaconase, translating into MRMNRYQMLRGSDAREPQAAPGWQIQRLLPASGLYGANGMQFGPDGRLYVTQAFGSQITAVDVKSGALEVISPLGGPIVAPDDVAFDSHGTMYVTEVMSARVCARTPDGKTRIVNDNLPGANGITVHNDRVFIDEFRGGGRIFELYPHSGREPRMIADGLRGPNALMVGPDGKLYCPLVPNGEVWRVDVETGAKEKVVDGLKSPPAVKFNRKGELIVPQAGNGEVVRIDVQSGAKIVIAKVRPGIDNFAFHPDNRMFISHFVDGGVAEVATDGSNAERMLVPPGLVGPWGIACGATGQLYLNDGLSLAVLSPDKTVSRLGGLLDNSFPGFVRSLAAGVPGELWITTIAGDVVQYFPDGRPFKMIVRKLKSPYGVAPLGNGTVAVAEAGTGKLLRVDDAGQTSTVVEGLAQPGEVVATDNGTIFVSEVGKGQITQVDSAGKAAVFINGLNKPQGLAVWKNSLLVLDRGTKELCAVDLATKKPQVLAHHLPVGDPPGCARGPMEFSGGLAVGSDGTIYIAGDGEGSVLTLRQ